The following nucleotide sequence is from Ailuropoda melanoleuca isolate Jingjing chromosome 12, ASM200744v2, whole genome shotgun sequence.
TGCCTCCCACAGGCCCCTCAGCTCCAGGGAAGTCCCCAGAGAGGAAAGGACGACGGGGTTAGCAATCACATCAGTGACGAAAATCACAGCTGATGTGCACTGAGGTCTATAGGCCAAGTACTGTTCCAACGctaccccttcctccctcccttccttcctgagcacctactatgtgctgagcaCCGTTCTAGATTCGGGATAAAGCGGACACAGAAAAACTTCCTGGCCCCCGCAGAGCCCACATCCTGGCCTGGTGAGAGAAACAATGAAACACTAAGTAAGGATCAGCAAAATGAGAAGtgtgcagagaaaaaaataaccgAGAAAGGAAGACACCAACCAGGGAGCCGGCTTCATGTTTTAGGTGTGGGATCTAAGAATGGCATCACCTAACTGCCACACCCACCCCAGGAGGGAGAGCTTGTTCGTTggccccatttttcagatgagaaaactgaggcagcttgcccaggaagtggcagagccaagattctcACCCTGGGCAGGCTGATGCCAGAAGGCTTTATATTGGGTGGTGCCAGTCTGAGCGGAgaagggcggggggagggggggacaccAAGTGCAACCAGGGTGTCTTTCTCCACTTCGAGGACCACCTCCCTAGGAGAAAAGGCCGGATTGGTTGGGTCGGGGCCCTTGGGTCCTCTGTTTACTGACTCAGCCccgcccgggggggggggcgcctggcaCCCTCATCACACCCCCCACGGCCGGCCCCTTTAAGGCCGGCCCTGGGTCTAGTGCAAGTTCATtcatccaggagcccctgctgACTCACGCTTATGAAAGTGGTTTTcgtggccccgcccccgcccgcctcCTCCCGGGCCGTGAAATACCCCGGCCTCCCCGCCTCGCACAGCCTCCTCGGTCCCCACGGGGAGACGGCCTCCTGCTCCGCCGCCGCTCCGAGAGTCGGCCCTCCCGCCGCGCGCCAGCCCAAGCTCCCCGTGCCCCCGCTCCGGTTGGGTGAGTGGCCTGAGCAGGGCGGGCGGGTGGGAGACGCGGGCAGGGGGGGCCCCGCGGGCCCGGCGGGCCACTTTGCCCGCCGCCGGCGCCTCCGTCCCCAGGTGCCCGGCCCCCTCGGCCGCCGCCGCCCCGACCCACGTGACGCCGCTCCAGGCAGGAAAGGGAGGTGTGGCCGCCCGGGCGCGCTGCCCGCCGCCCAGGCCACTGGGTCCTGCGGCGGGGCTGGCTGCGCCTCTTGTCCGCCCCCCGGGGTCCCGGGCACTTGGCGCCTGACAGCTTGGGGTGCTgagcacggggcggggggtggcccCAGGTGGGGGAGGCTCCGGAGGGAGGGGGCGCAACCCGGTGGCCCCGAGGCTGCGGGCAGGTAGCAGTCATGTCCACGCACCGTCCTCACCCTCACTCTGCCTCAGCCTCCTGTCGCTTTCTTGGTGGCACTGTCACCACGCTCTTTCTGCAGAGGGACCTTGCCCACTGCCTGACAGGTACGGCGGGCAGGACTTGCACTCGTGGGCATCGTCTGGCACATTCCTGGGCCAGAGGCCTCCTCCGGCCCCATCGTggtctctccctctggcccaggGATAAGAACGCCCTCTGGCTGGGTGGGCGCGGGGGTGTCTCAAAGTCAAGTGAGCAAAGGGCCACCAGCGGGCCGAATAAGTGCAGCCGTACAGGTGTCCCGGAGGCTCAGAGCAGTTTTAGCTCTAGCAACCCTAGAAGTAGGGGAGCTACAAACTTCAAGGAAACATCACGTCATTTAATGCTGCCAatcttcccatttcttctgtGCTTATTTGCTTCTGTGAATGACAGTCTCTCCCGGGAGCTGTTTGCAGTTGGCACTTGCCGTCTTCAGCCAGGAGGGACTCgaaaaaaagttaacattaaaAGTTGGCCATTCCAACGCCACAAAACTAAAACGccataaatgaaaatgaaaatagtttcaGATTCTCCGCAGTCACTTGGCAATGTGCTCGTTCTTCCAAGGTAATGAGCGCTCTCAGCTGCCCCGGGACCTCGGGATACTGCACAGGAAGTGACCTGGGGTGATGACCTCATGTATGTGGCATCTAGAGGCTTCTGGGAGGgagcactgagcttggagcccaaaaGCCCTGGTGGTAAATGGGTCCCTCCGACCCCCGGGAAGCAGGATAAGAGGCAAACCAAGGGCTCCTAGGAGTGCCTTTCGCACTGGGAGGGGGATGGTGGTGAAGGAGGGTGTGGGGACCCTCAAAGGGACAAAGGAGGTGAAGGGCGTAGCCCAGGGTGGGCATGCTTTGGGGGCTATGGGGAGTCCAGGTGGACTCAAACCCCAGGGGGTCAAACTTGTTCTGTCACCCACTGGCTGTATGACCTCGGGGGCATGGCCTCACCTTCCTGAGTCTCAGCCTTCACATCAGTGAAGTGGGTTGCCATGAGAATTAAAGTTGTAAGGCATAGGGAGCTCTCAGCAAGGACATGGGTCCCCATTGCTGTTTATTCTTGGGGACAGTGGAGACGAGGGGTGGGACCCTGGGATTGTTTGGAGGTTCCAGGAGAGCATGCTGGGGGAACTGCAGTCCTGCTCCCCAGGGCCACCAGGCTCACCCAGTGCCCCACTGAGAAactgctccctccccactgggAACGTGGCCCCtggcctccccccgcccccgccctgcgCCGGCAGTGGAAACAGAGCAGAAGGGTGAGCAAGGACAGATGGGCATGCTGCGCTCTGCCCACTGGCAGAAGCTGTCACACCCTGTCACTCTGTACTCTCGAGCCCAGCTAGATGACCTCAGCTGCCCTATCTGTAATATGGGAGTGAGTGCAAGAGTACGCACTTAAATGAGGATTCAATGAGTTCATGTGTATGAAGTGTTTAGAACATGCTTgctcccaggggtgcctgggtggcacagcggttaagcgtctgccttcagctcagggcgtgatcctggcgttatgggatcgagccccacatcaggctcctctgctgggagcctgcttcttcctctcccactccccctccttgtgttccctctctcactggctgtctctatctctgtcaaataaataaataaaatcttaaaaaaaaaaaaaaagaacacgcTTGCTCCCCAGCCAGCTCTTCATAGACATGCGCAAATGTTAGCCGTTTGTGTGGTTGGTGGGGTTCATGGTGGTGACGCCACCCCTAAATCCTCTCCCCAGTGGACGGCACGGCCCCTGCAGGGACACTGGTGTGGAGAAGGCTGCGCAGTCCACGCTGCCACCTTTCATCTCCTTTGGCCCCGGGGCTCCCCCagacaggaggaggaggctgTCGGTGGCCCTGGGCCCCGGGGCCCAGCGGAGGCAGGGAGGGCTGTTCTCAGGATGAGGGAGTCCCTGACATGCCACCTGACATGACACTTCCCGCCGTGTGTCCTTcagctctgagcctccctttcctcacctgCCAGCAGCGGTGACACCGCTCACGTCTCAGGGCTGCCGGACCCCATTCTCTCACTTAGGTCAAACCCCTTGCACACTGTAAAGTGCAGGGAGAAGGTCTGTTGTCGTCACTGGCGGAGTTTTCTTACCGACCCGTCTGGGGGGAACTGTTCCTTGTCCATCTGCTCGGGACCTGCCTGGGGGCAGATGCTGGGGTTTCTGTCACTCTGCACATATCCAAGGTCGTATTCTGGCCTCGGTCATGTTTGGTCACTGGTCAAGATTTTTTCTTACAAGTGTGAATTAGTTGCCCGCTTTCCAAATCAGAGAATGCACATAAAAATCGGAATTCTGCCTTCCCTGGGAGAATTCTGAAGGCAGTGACCCTGGGTCCCCATCCCTGGGTGTCCAGGCCACGTAAGTGCCCACGCACTcttttacgtgtgtgtgtgaccCTGGGCTGAGCCCCGGGTCTCCCTGGGGCAGGCCAGTGGCTGGCATGGGGCACACACAGGAAAGGCCTCAGCACCAGTGTCAAAGCCAGCTCCGTGACGCGGAGCAGCTGTGCGCCCTCTCTGGGCTCTGGCCTCTCTGGGCGTCTGTGACGGGGGACCATAAGTGACAGCGCTTTCTGCGTGGACAGCGTGAGGAGCTCATGAGGAGTCGCTAGGTCCGCGCTAAAAGCCACACATTCCTCACACGCTCATGTGGACGTTGCCTTGCCCTCAGGACGGCAGGGTGTGGGCAGTGGGTGAGGTCGGAGGCACCGTTAGCTGGGTTTGGGGGATGTGGAGCAGGTCGGTCTGGACCCTCCTCCCGCATGTGCGGCCCCAAGAACTGGGTTTAATTCCCTGTgagtgatgtgatgtgatgtgatgtgatgtgatgtgatgtgatgtgatgtgatgtgatgtgatgtgatgtgatgtgatgtgatgtgcgCCTatggccagcagggggcgctgttGTTCCAGAGACAAGACCGTTTACCAAGTCCCCCTGTTCCAACTGAGCCCCTGCAGCTGGCAGTGGGCACTGGTCCTTGCCCAGGGGCACATTTGCTCCACCCAGTGCTTCACGGCCATTGCCTCAGTGTGTCCCCCAACAACGTGATGTTGGGGGTAGAGactactattcccattttatagatgaggaaccaGACCCAGAGAGGTCCAGGAATGGGGGCCTGTGGTCACCAGCGAGGAAGCACCTTGCCGGGTGATGGCTCCTGCACCGGAGACCTGAGGGCTGGattgtggggtgggggctgcggtGATCACGAAAGTGCTGAGCAGGGCTTGTCCCCAGGCGAGGCAAAGGAGGCCTTACAGAAGATGCACCGTAAGCTTTGGGGATTGTTATTGTCTGCTGGTGAAATGGGGAGAGTGGGGTGAGGCTCAGAGCTGGAGGTgacaggctggaggaggggaccCTGCctagtggggtgggggtgggggaggtttgTTTGGAACGGAACAGGtgtgaggaggagagaaggaacaggggagTGGCATCCCGACAGGCCTCAGCAAGGACCTTGGACTTGACCCTGAGGGCCACGAGACAACACCTCATAGCTGGGAAGGGAGTGCATGACACCCCAAGCTCACGGAGTGGCCTTTCCTCCCCCCTTGCCCCCAGGTCAGCTGCCAGCTGCGAGCCCCCCACCAGCCACAGCCATGAGCACCTGGAGGAAGGGCCACCTCGGCACCAGCAGCTCGGAGCCCCTCACGGTCATTGTCATCGGTGAGtgcgtgcagggggaggggccccaCTGAGCCCCTGGGGCGGAAGGTCAGGAGCCaggcaggcccaggcccagccttTCTTTACAAAAGTTGTCTTCAAAATTGGCCGTTGAGGATTCAGGATGTGCCTGGTGCTATGCCTAGCAATTTATAAAATGTGATCCCTCCAAGAACCCACAAAGCTGGAGCAGAATGGTCCACTGAGGCTGCCCAGTGAGGGCGAGGGGGCCCTGGTCCTAAGTCTGCAGCGGTCCCTGTGCTTACCCCGTGCCTGGCATTCTGCTAGGCGGACGTGGCCGAAGCATGTGGTACCTGCCCTGGGGTCTGCAAAACCAGGCACAGGTGCGCCTCCCCTCATCAGTGGCCATTTCTGTAAATCAGAAACAGCTGAACAGCGGTGCTCGCCAACGGTGTGTCCTAAGGGCGCTCTACAGACGGGTACTATTCGGCTCAGCGCAAGAtaaggcgggggcgggggaagcCGATAAGTGGAGAAGCAATGTCACGAGGGAAATGCCCAAGCAGCGCCGCAGTCTTGGGGACTGGGGGCCCCACAGGTGGCTCTGCACCCCTCCTTAGCCCCTCCCCAAGTTCACCCCCCAGAGCCCAGGAATCTATCCTGTGATATTTTACTTCTCCGTCTGACCAGCCACACAGCTCTGGGAGGACAGGACGAGTTCTTAGTGATCTTAGCATCTCTGTCATGTTGCTGTGTGACCacaagcaagttacttaacctctctgatccccAGCTCCCTCAAGCATGAAAGGGGGAAAGGGTAGCCTGCACCCCGCTAATGTTATTGGGGGGCACAAAATGGGCTCGTGCACTTTAGGGCTTCGTGGGGGGCGTGCTCCAGCAGCAGCCTCTGTCACGTCTTGCTGTTGTGTTACTAAAACCCCTTGACACAGAGTAGGCACTCTGTAAACGTGCGTGGTTATCACCTGTGCCCCGCTGTTGTCACGTAGTACCCCGTAGGCTCTCCGCGGTCGGTTCTTACTTCCTTATATTATCATGCACGGTGCCTGACACACACTAAGGACTGActtactgtttcatttttatgaataaagagCAAATCAGGGAATCAGGTCAAGAGCAAagccctgggagctgggggtCTGTGGCACCTGATAGCACTGCCCTCTgaccccaccctctctcctcagGCAATGGCCCCTCGGGCATCTGCCTGTCCTACCTGCTGTCGGGCTACACCCCCTACGTGAGAGCAGACGCCGTGCACCCCCACCCGCTACTGCACAGGAAGCTCACCGAGGCCCCGGGCGTCTCCATCCTGGACCAGGTGGGCCAGGGCTCTGGGCGCGGGACGGGGGGCACGTCCACCCTGGGAAGCAgggcaaaaatgaaaagacacgTTTGTGAGACACGAGACCCAACGAGGACTGTGAGTGGCCGCACGTCAGGCCGGGAAACTatgagagaggaagcagggctgTCTTTTGAGCCCTGCAAATGCCACACCTGCTTGTCCCACGTGCCCTAGACTGGTGGGTCTACACCTGCTCTCTCGGGCGCacttggcaatatctggagacgaTGGCAGTTGTCACAACTGGAGCGGTGGCACTCGGGACTCACAGGGTCGCGGCCAGGGATGCCATTTAACCCCCTACAGTACACGGGCCGGCGCCCACCGCAGAGCGCAAGCTGCCCAAATGTCATTAGTACCGAAGTTGAGACATCCTGCCTGAATACTTTGGTTCACTACCCCCTGCCCAAGAGGACTCGCCAATCCTCCATCCATGCTCCTTGCCTTCCAGAAGGCCACTCATTGTCCACCCCCCACTTCCGACATCACCCATCCTCCTAGCTCCTCCCGCCCTCAAGTTGGCTGATGAGGAAGTAAGCTGCCATTTGGTCTAGatcagcatttttcaaaatgcctTCTATAGGACATTAGTGCCTCAGAGAAGATGTTCCTACTCCAGTAAGTCTGAGAGAGATTGGTTTGGCAAAACTAAACAGGTAAATTCGGCTGCAGGACTTGTCAGAGCCTTTAACTTGTTGATGTGCATTATCTCCTTCTGTGAGGCAGCATTTTCCAAGCTTGTCTGACCACCCTGatatggtgggaatgcaagatggggCAGCCTTGCTCCAGTGCCCCTCTGACCTATGCACCACCTCCAGGACCTGGATTACCTGTCTGAAGGCCTTGAAGGCCGGTGTCAAAGCCCTGTGGCCCTGCTCTTTGATGCCCTCCTGCGCCCAGACACAGACTTTGGGGGAACCATGGAGTCCGTTCTCACCTGGAAGCACCAGAAGGAGCGAGCCATCCCCCACGTGGTCCTAGGCCGGAACCTGCCTGGAGGAGCCTGGCATgtgagtgggggctgggagagggtgaGAAGGGCTTTGAGCCGAATCTACCCGAAGTCTTGGGGAGACTCCTTCCCGAGGGTTAGAACTCTTCCATTTCCGGACTTTCCctattccctccccctcctgctctcccaccccctcctctccctccctctccacctgccctttCTGCAGCCACCCCAGCTAAGGCCTCCCATGTCCTTCCTCCCTACCGGGCCGGGGGCTCAGAGAGGCCTGGACCAACGGGCTCCTTTTGCACACAGTCCATTGAAGGCTCCATGGTGACCCTTAGCCAAGGCCAGTGGATGGGGCTCCCGGACCTGCAGGTGAAGGAGTGGGTGTGCAGGAAGCGAAGGTGAGGCAGCTCTGCAATGCCCGGGGTGGGCGGGGGCGACGGGGCACACCCCCACACTGAGCCCAGGAGCCAGAGGTATGGAGGCTCTGAGGCTCCCCTAGCCTGCCCTTCCTCTTACTCCaggatgggaaactgaggctcagagggggagAGGACTTGCCTGGGACCACAGGGGGCTGGGCTCACCCCAGGACTCCCTGCCAGTGCTCCCTCCACCTGAGGCACAacctcccaccaccccctccccgcacccTGGGGAGCATCCCAGCCTCTAAGGAGGGCGTGGCAGCTGGCCCTGCCCTGAGCCTCTGGCCGGCCTCCCCCAtcctctggcctccctgctgcccttcccACCACTCAAGCCTGGCCTGGAATAATATTCTCCTTACTTCGAGGTCAGCTAATAGAATGCACttcctttttaagaaatgctCTTGCAATAGAAACGTAACCACacacagaaaaggaagacaaCGCAGCCCAACCCCACGCCTCTTCCTGTCGCGCTCCCGTTTGGGGGTGTTTCCCCCATCTTGTTTCCTGCTCCATCATGACCACATGGCACACGTCTGACCGTCCTGGAGGAACACCTCAGTCACTGAACAAATGAATTCCAGTCCCTGCTCATCCTGGGGATTGAGGCAGAGTGTTGCCCAGTGCTCCGGGGGGGCAACGAGGGGATCGCCACTTGGGTGGTGGCTGACCTTGTGAGATGTCCTGTTCCCTCTGACCCCAGGGGCCATGACAGGGACCTGTCATCCCCACCCAGCAACTACATTTTACAAAGACTCTGTCCCAGTGGGTTTGGTAGGAAGATGTCCAGGCTGGTGGAGTGATGTGTTAACAGAGAAACAGGAACTTCAATTTTAATTGTAGACAAACCCTTTTATATCCTACTTGTAAATTCAACATTATAGCATAAGGATCTCATGTGGGGAAGACAGTGTTTGTAGCCATCCTTTTATGTGGCTGCGTAGTATTCCCGATTCAGCAGCTCTCCCTGCCTGTTCCTGTTCAAGAGCCAcgcccccctgccctccaggggctgTGGGGTGCCAGAGCCCCACCCAGTCCTgggctttccttctttcccacctgCCCTTCTTAGAAAGAACCCCGCACGTACTATCTTAGGACCATTCTCCAGGACAGTCTTTACTCAGGGAAGGGGAAGTGACAAATTTCCAGTTTCAGAAGCAGACTGGCACGCTGGGCTGCATGGTGGCCTTGGGGGATGCGCTGTGAGCGAGCACTACCATCGGTCCTGGTGGGTGTCCTGTAGgatcctccattttttttttttcaatttgagaGGTGGGGCGGAAcacgagaggggggaggagcagagggagagggacaagcagactctgcgctgagtgcagagtctgacttgaggctcaatctcacgaccctgagatcaggacctgagccaaaaccaagagtcagacattcatcCAACCGCACCACCCCGGCACCCCACGTAGGATTCCCCTTAAGCGAGTTTCTCCTGAACAACGTGTCCGCAGTTGGAGAAAGTAACCCACCTGAGGTTGCACAGGTagacagagggaggagctgagatCATGCCCAAGCCCACAGCTCAGCCACCTGGCGACACCAGCTTTGCGGTCATCGCCCTGGGAAGGGTGGCAGTAAAAGCAAGAGGAACAACGCTGATAGTAAAGTAGTCTCTGCCGTCACGGTGTGTACGGGGCCTCGGCCAAGTGCTTTGCATGggctgtttttaaatttgtgtgttgTATTGAAACACGGCCACCTATGGACGAGTGCACAACTCCAGTGCATGCAGGAGGACGGAATGTCTCAGCTCACACCTGCACTGCGGCCGCCCAGAATCAAAGCTAGACCCCCTACCCCCAGAAGCCCCCACgcagcccccttcctccctcctggagGAGCCACTCCTTCACTTCTAACTCCATACATTAGCTTTACCTGTTTCTGAACATGATAGGAAGGGGATCCTAGCATCTTTCTGTAGATGAGTATTTAGTCCTGGGAGGTAGTACTAGTGGCGGGCTGTCACCTGCCACTTACTATCTGGCAGGTTCTAGCCTAAGATCCGTTCACACCACTGTCTCATCCTCTCAATAATCGCATGAAATCATTCCGTCACCGCCATCCTCCCCGTtgcacaaatgaggaaaccgaggcacagagcgTTTCAGGCACATAGCACCCcaacagcagagccaggatttgaacgcAGGCCACCTGGTTCTGGAGGCCACAGTCTCACCCCCACCCTGATGAGATACCCaaatttgcttcattttccaCATGAGGAGCTGGAGGCTCCAAGGGGGTAAACTGAGTCCCGCagggggggaggcagagccacAGTCTAGCTCCAGGGCCTGCCGCCTACCTGTTCAACGCTGTCGCACCTGATCTCCCCCACACCCTGGTCTGCTCTCTgacatcctccctcccccatccttcccTTCAGAGGTCTTCGCAACAGCCGGGCCACGGCTGGGGACATCGCTCATTACTACAGGGATTATGTGACCAAGAAGCGGCTGGGCCACAACTTCGTGTCTGGTGCCGTGGTCACGGCCGTGGAGTGGGGGACACCTGAGTCCAGTGGCTCTGGGGTCCAGGACCCCGGCCCTCTCTTCCAGGTGAGCGGCTTCGTGACCACCGAGGACCAGAGCCGGCAGCCCTTCTCCCTGTGCGCCCGCAACGTGGTCCTGGCCACGGGCACGTCCGACAGCCCGGCCCGGCTGGGCATCCCCGGGGAGGCCCTGCCCTTTGTCCACTATGAGCTTTCGGCCCTGGAGGCGGCCATGCGGGCAGGCACGGTGAGCCCCGCCTCGGACCCCGTCCTCATCGTGGGCGCGGGGTTGTCGGCCGCTGACGCGGTCCTCTACGCCCGCCACTACAACATCCCGGTGATCCACGCCTTCCGCCGGCCCGTGGACGACCCCGGCCTGGTCTTCAACCAGCTGCCCAAGATGCTGTACCCCGAGTACCACAAGGTGCACCAGATGATGCGGGAGCGGTCCATCCTGTCGCCCAGCCCCTACGAGGGCTACCGCAGCCTTCCCGAGCACCAGCTGGTGCTGCTCAAGGAGGACCGCCAGGCCGTGTTCCAGGACTCCCGGGGCCTCCAGAAGGTCTTCGGCGTTGCCCTGGTGCTGGTGCTCATCGGCTCGCACCCcgacctctccttcctccccggGGCAGGTGCGAACCTGGCTGTGGACCCTGATCGGCCCCTGAGCGCCAAAAGGAACCCCATTGATGTGGACCCTTTCACTTACCAGAGTGCCCGCCAGGAGGGCCTGTACGCTGTGGGGCCGCTGGCGGGGGACAATTTTGTGCGGTTTGTGCAAGGTGGGGCCCTAGCGGtggccagctccctgctgaggaaggaggccAGGAAGCCACCCTAGCGCCTGGCCTGGCCTTCTCGTACCCAGGCCCTAAAGAGGAAGGGAGATTCCTACAGCCCTCCTGGACACCCCAGTGAGGGAAGGGGGCCTCTCCTGGCAGGAGACAGGAGGGTCCATGAGCGCATGCAACAGGCCTCTCGGATGAAGAGGAGTGGGGAACCCAGGCTACCTGGACTGGGACTAGTGCCCAGAGTGGGAACAGAGGCTGCAGGCCAGGGTAGGCTGTGATTTGGGGTGAAAGCTGCTGGTATGAATTGGGGTCACCAGGGCCAGCTGAGCACTGAGCCAAGAGGACTCCAGGCCCTACTCTTTCCAGATTCGGGTCCCAATTAAACCAGTGCCTGCCTCCG
It contains:
- the OSGIN1 gene encoding oxidative stress-induced growth inhibitor 1, giving the protein MSTWRKGHLGTSSSEPLTVIVIGNGPSGICLSYLLSGYTPYVRADAVHPHPLLHRKLTEAPGVSILDQDLDYLSEGLEGRCQSPVALLFDALLRPDTDFGGTMESVLTWKHQKERAIPHVVLGRNLPGGAWHSIEGSMVTLSQGQWMGLPDLQVKEWVCRKRRGLRNSRATAGDIAHYYRDYVTKKRLGHNFVSGAVVTAVEWGTPESSGSGVQDPGPLFQVSGFVTTEDQSRQPFSLCARNVVLATGTSDSPARLGIPGEALPFVHYELSALEAAMRAGTVSPASDPVLIVGAGLSAADAVLYARHYNIPVIHAFRRPVDDPGLVFNQLPKMLYPEYHKVHQMMRERSILSPSPYEGYRSLPEHQLVLLKEDRQAVFQDSRGLQKVFGVALVLVLIGSHPDLSFLPGAGANLAVDPDRPLSAKRNPIDVDPFTYQSARQEGLYAVGPLAGDNFVRFVQGGALAVASSLLRKEARKPP